From the genome of Chroicocephalus ridibundus chromosome 1, bChrRid1.1, whole genome shotgun sequence, one region includes:
- the PROZ gene encoding vitamin K-dependent protein Z, giving the protein MARCSWTVWFLLSALFLQTEQTVFISADDANNVMKRQRRASSLLLEEVLQGSLERECLEERCTQEEAREVFENDEMLKMFWDIYYGGRRCSSSPCQNNGVCEDSIRGYTCTCAEGYEGENCAFAKNECHHQAKEGCHHFCYPGSHSYRCSCADGYELGKDKKQCIALDQCACGRLQDSDNLISQTRKKRDDRFPWQVLLLNSEGKGFCGGVLLKSNFVLTTAECALLHSHFEVRVGAGPNGTSGTEKTMQVSETHIHIRYDEDTAENNIALLQLQEHVECNNHQLPVCTPERDFAEHILIPKLAGTVSGWRMEGDELQGDELQVSYLPAEDCKQILNVSLTNRQFCGHLQEAVSKRLAGGSFLATKYKGTWFLTGILGSWPLEDTDWDTFLFTNTARYMIWLKQKMN; this is encoded by the exons ATGGCAAGGTGCTCTTGGACAGTATGGtttcttctctctgccctttTCCTTCAGACAGAGCAGACAG TGTTTATATCAGCTGACGATGCAAACAACGTTATGAAGAGGCAGAGGCGTGCCAGTTCCCTACTTTTGGAGGAGGTCCTCCAAGGCAGCTTGGAAAGGGAATGCCTTGAAGAGAGATGTACACAGGAAGAAGCAAGAGAAGTGTTTGAAAACGATGAAATGCTc aaaatgttttgggaTATCTACTATG gTGGCAGGAGGTGCTCATCAAGCCCCTGCCAAAACAACGGTGTGTGCGAGGACAGCATCCGTGGCTACACCTGCACCTGTGCCGAGGGCTACGAGGGAGAGAACTGTGCTTTCG CTAAAAATGAATGTCACCACCAAGCAAAGGAAGGATGTCACCACTTCTGCTACCCGGGAAGTCATTCCTACCGTTGCTCCTGCGCCGACGGCTATGAGCTCGGGAAGGACAAAAAACAGTGCATCGCCTTAG ATCAATGTGCATGTGGCAGACTTCAAGACAGCGATAATCTGATAAGCCAAACCAGGAAGAAACGTGATGACCGATTTCCTTGGCAG gTCCTGCTGCTTAACTCGGAAGGGAAGGGCTTCTGTGGCGGAGTGCTGCTAAAAAGTAACTTCGTACTGACTACGGCAGAGTGCGCCCTTCTGCACAGCCATTTTGAAGTCAGGGTTGGTGCCG GGCCTAATGGAACAAGCGGAACCGAGAAGACAATGCAAGTTAGTGAGACACACATACACATCCGGTATGACGAAGACACTGCTGAGAACAACATTGCGTTACTACAACTCCAAGAGCATGTTGAGTGCAACAACCACCAGCTTCCTGTCTGCACCCCTGAAAGAGACTTTGCAGAACACATTCTAATTCCCAAATTGGCTGGTACAGTCAGTGGCTGGAGAATGGAAGGTGATGAACTCCAAGGTGATGAGTTGCAGGTTTCATACCTTCCCGCTGAGGACTGCAAGCAAATACTCAACGTAAGCCTCACAAACAGGCAGTTTTGTGGACACCTCCAGGAGGCCGTAAGCAAACGACTGGCTGGAGGAAGCTTTTTAGCTACCAAGTATAAAGGCACTTGGTTTCTGACTGGTATCCTGGGATCTTGGCCACTAGAAGACACTGACTGGGACACATTTCTGTTCACGAACACTGCGAGGTATATGATATGGTTGAAACAAAAAATGAACTAA
- the LOC134517046 gene encoding coagulation factor X-like, which translates to MAMAGHRGTMWLLPLVLLFLQMVQTVVPNACKVNNGNCEQFCKAEDDRVVCSCAAGYALGNDNKTCIPVVKFPCGKLQKNQESSREKVTGTTASPDAHPEDEGTTEAPSSHSEVTGEAGSLPSVCPWQAVLLGDEYGEWFCGGTILNEYFILSGAHCVNQYKDLWVLVGMVDKDNEEPSRAMHRVEKIIAHAEFDAETYNNDIALLKLEEPITFSEDVVPACLPEEDFANNVLMNQTFGIVSGFGRRFERAETVKRMKVLQIPYVDRDTCKLALYNPVTENMFCAGYDKDGKDVCQGDGGGPHVTQYNGTYFVTGIISWGEGCGRQGKYGVYTNLSKFLPWIRSVLAENS; encoded by the exons ATGGCAATGGCAGGTCATCGCGGGACAATGTGGCTTCTTCCTCTtgtcctccttttccttcagatggTGCAGACAG TCGTGCCAAATGCGTGCAAAGTCAACAACGGGAACTGTGAGCAGTTCTGCAAAGCTGAAGATGACCGAGTTGTATGTTCCTGTGCTGCCGGCTATGCCCTGGGCAATGACAACAAAACCTGCATTCCTGTAG TCAAGTTCCCGTGTGGTAAGCTTCAGAAAAATCAGGAATCCAGTCGAGAGAAAGTCACAGGAACCACAGCGAGTCCAGATGCTCATCCTGAAGATGAGGGAACCACTGAGGCCCCGAGCAGCCATTCAGAGGTCACCGGGGAGGCTGGCAGTTTACCCAGTGTATGCCCATGGCAG GCTGTTCTACTAGGAGATGAGTATGGTGAATGGTTTTGTGGGGGGACAATTCTGAATGAGTATTTTATACTTTCTGGAGCTCATTGCGTTAACCAGTATAAAGATTTATGGGTTCTTGTTG GGATGGTGGACAAAGACAATGAAGAGCCAAGCAGAGCAATGcacagagtggaaaaaataattgcacaTGCTGAATTTGATGCAGAAACTTACAACAACGATATAGCCCTTCTCAAATTAGAAGAACCTATCACATTTTCTGAGGATGTTGTCCCAGCATGCCTTCCAGAAGAAGACTTCGCTAACAACGTCCTGATGAACCAAACATTTGGAATTGTCAGTGGCTTTGGAAGGAGGTTTGAACGTGCGGAGACAGTCAAAAGAATGAAAGTGCTTCAAATCCCTTATGTGGACAGGGACACTTGCAAACTTGCCCTTTATAACCCGGTCACAGAAAACATGTTCTGCGCTGGATATGACAAAGATGGAAAAGATGTCTGCCAAGGAGATGGAGGAGGCCCCCACGTAACTCAGTACAATGGCACTTATTTTGTTACTGGTATCAtcagctggggagaagggtgtgGAAGGCAAGGGAAATATGGAGTTTACACCAACTTGTCAAAGTTCCTACCCTGGATAAGAAGTGTTTTGGCAGAAAACTCTTAA